The Leadbettera azotonutricia ZAS-9 genome has a window encoding:
- the prs gene encoding ribose-phosphate diphosphokinase, whose product MNYSNPANLAVLACPGGEMFADEVVNHLKKGYKRIFEKMSAELAKRYSQDINYIANRINFINDVVSPAHHSQGNIEKFRAPHIKVPARFTCFPNGEIKAEILESIRGKDIYIVQDVENHYPVSFNDGDLKKALSVNDHLMTMFVTVDAAKQAGADRITLVTPVYPYSRQHKAKGREGLTASRVGKIMEFLGVNRIITLDIHSREIGNSFNCMRLENLHASYQIIRALSHLPGVLCDDFVVVSPDTGAVDRNKFYATALKKPLALLYKERDYSKVSRNALENNIAEIKLLGNVRDKTVFMADDMLGTGGTLLKNMKFLKEQGAGKVICSVSLPLFSGEAIKYFDEAYKEGLFYRIIGTNAVYQEDIITREWYISVNITRLFAQTISRLHQGLSLSSLLDNRDVIVKLLADN is encoded by the coding sequence ATGAATTATTCAAACCCGGCTAACCTTGCAGTTCTGGCGTGTCCCGGCGGTGAAATGTTTGCCGACGAGGTTGTGAATCATCTTAAGAAAGGGTATAAGCGGATTTTCGAAAAAATGTCCGCCGAGCTGGCCAAGCGCTACAGCCAGGATATTAATTATATTGCCAACAGGATCAACTTCATCAACGATGTTGTCAGCCCTGCGCATCATTCCCAGGGGAATATCGAAAAATTCCGGGCCCCCCATATCAAGGTTCCGGCCCGTTTTACCTGTTTTCCCAACGGGGAGATCAAGGCGGAAATACTCGAATCCATACGGGGTAAGGATATCTACATAGTCCAGGATGTTGAAAACCACTACCCTGTAAGCTTCAATGACGGAGACCTCAAAAAGGCCCTTTCGGTGAATGATCACCTCATGACTATGTTCGTTACAGTGGATGCTGCCAAACAGGCCGGCGCGGACCGCATCACCCTGGTAACGCCTGTCTATCCCTATTCCCGCCAGCACAAGGCCAAAGGCAGGGAAGGGCTTACCGCTTCCCGTGTAGGGAAGATAATGGAATTCCTTGGGGTGAACCGCATCATTACCCTGGACATTCATTCCCGGGAAATTGGCAATTCTTTTAACTGCATGCGCCTCGAAAATCTCCATGCCAGCTACCAGATCATCAGGGCGCTTTCCCATCTGCCCGGGGTTCTCTGCGATGATTTTGTGGTGGTGTCCCCGGACACTGGCGCTGTTGACCGGAATAAATTTTATGCCACCGCCCTTAAGAAACCGCTGGCCCTGCTTTACAAAGAGCGGGATTATTCCAAGGTTAGCCGGAATGCCCTTGAAAACAACATTGCGGAAATTAAGCTTTTGGGCAATGTAAGGGACAAGACTGTTTTTATGGCCGATGATATGCTTGGCACAGGCGGCACCCTTCTTAAGAACATGAAATTCCTCAAGGAACAAGGCGCGGGAAAGGTGATCTGTTCTGTAAGCCTTCCGCTTTTTTCGGGAGAAGCAATCAAGTATTTTGACGAGGCTTACAAGGAAGGGCTTTTTTATCGCATTATCGGGACTAATGCGGTGTACCAGGAAGATATTATTACCCGCGAATGGTACATCAGCGTCAATATTACCCGGCTTTTTGCGCAGACCATAAGCCGTCTTCACCAGGGGCTTTCGCTAAGCTCCCTTTTGGACAACCGGGATGTAATTGTAAAACTGTTGGCGGATAATTGA
- a CDS encoding MgtC/SapB family protein — protein MQPHILTEWDMVIRLCISFGAGAIIGFERSSHHQVAGLRTHILITTGAALLMLLSIWLPQEFSGMKNGDPGRIAAQVVSGIGFLGAGAIIRLGNNVRGLTTAASLWFMAAVGLTIGAGMFIAAAIAEALGLITLFVLGVMERKVFPSEQTKMLELIYDDSNPSTKEAMDIITAAGIRIQSMDMRQSSKGKATKLKILAGIPNTVDIATIAKLFKTSGNVRAVEIKEKY, from the coding sequence ATGCAACCCCACATATTAACCGAATGGGACATGGTAATCCGCCTCTGCATCAGTTTTGGCGCAGGGGCAATCATAGGCTTTGAACGATCCAGCCATCATCAGGTAGCGGGGCTGCGCACACACATACTGATAACCACAGGCGCCGCACTGCTCATGCTGCTTTCAATCTGGCTGCCCCAGGAATTTTCCGGCATGAAAAACGGCGACCCGGGCCGTATTGCGGCCCAGGTAGTGTCGGGCATCGGTTTTCTGGGCGCCGGGGCCATTATACGCCTGGGGAACAATGTTCGGGGCCTTACCACTGCGGCATCCCTTTGGTTCATGGCTGCGGTGGGACTGACTATAGGCGCGGGCATGTTCATTGCCGCAGCCATTGCGGAGGCATTGGGCCTCATCACCCTCTTTGTCCTGGGCGTTATGGAGCGCAAAGTATTCCCCAGTGAACAGACAAAAATGCTGGAGCTTATCTATGACGATTCAAATCCCAGTACAAAAGAGGCAATGGATATCATTACTGCCGCAGGTATACGCATACAGTCCATGGACATGCGCCAGAGTTCCAAGGGGAAGGCAACCAAACTTAAAATTTTAGCGGGTATTCCGAATACCGTGGATATTGCAACCATTGCAAAGCTTTTTAAGACTTCGGGGAATGTGAGAGCAGTTGAAATAAAGGAAAAGTACTAA
- a CDS encoding diacylglycerol/lipid kinase family protein, with protein sequence MSKAKTLIPEIFGGLLAEICLYTPLAKERPLRWTLIANPTAGGFTIGSRWKKHLRQLQECVLRAQKNPLHVDAFPSETGLKEGDENGLIPTRHGGHARSITEALIDEAGSYSDIYAKRPFNLIITAGGDGTSLDVLTALYHMPTGLRSHFAVLRLPMGTGNDGADAWELEDALSLLIDPAKPGYQRALRLTTSTPGKGPFLAFNILSVGLDAFVTHMTNKTKGKMPGDTYKLWVDVASLLYDRLYKVGSMDVSAFDERGREVRSFSEKVLLLAVGESGHRTYGSHKKILPDDRNVCLVKQMPMLRKVALKGLFTTGEHILKPESVVFNAHRVEFRGEEPLLAQMDGETVLLQKRDFPAAIELTELVIPVLKKV encoded by the coding sequence ATGAGTAAGGCTAAAACTTTGATACCGGAAATTTTTGGCGGGCTTCTTGCGGAAATTTGCCTTTATACTCCTCTGGCCAAAGAGCGGCCTCTCCGCTGGACTCTCATTGCGAATCCCACAGCAGGGGGTTTTACCATAGGTTCCCGCTGGAAAAAGCACCTCCGCCAGCTTCAGGAGTGTGTCCTCCGGGCCCAAAAAAACCCGCTTCATGTTGACGCATTTCCCTCAGAGACAGGGTTGAAAGAAGGGGATGAAAACGGCCTTATACCCACAAGGCATGGTGGGCATGCACGCAGCATTACTGAAGCTCTCATCGACGAAGCAGGCAGTTATTCCGATATTTATGCAAAACGCCCCTTTAACCTCATCATTACTGCGGGGGGCGACGGCACAAGCCTTGATGTCCTTACAGCCCTCTACCATATGCCTACGGGCCTTCGCTCCCATTTCGCCGTGCTCCGCCTTCCCATGGGGACAGGCAACGACGGTGCTGACGCCTGGGAACTGGAAGATGCGTTAAGCCTTCTTATAGATCCGGCAAAGCCCGGCTATCAGAGGGCTTTAAGGCTCACCACCTCTACTCCCGGCAAAGGCCCTTTTCTGGCTTTCAATATACTCTCTGTGGGCCTTGACGCTTTTGTGACCCACATGACCAATAAAACAAAGGGCAAAATGCCCGGCGATACATATAAGCTTTGGGTTGACGTGGCTTCACTCCTTTACGACAGGCTCTATAAAGTTGGCAGCATGGATGTAAGCGCTTTTGACGAGCGCGGAAGGGAAGTCAGGTCTTTTAGCGAGAAAGTATTATTGCTTGCGGTGGGGGAAAGCGGCCATAGGACTTATGGCTCCCATAAAAAGATACTTCCCGATGACCGCAATGTATGCCTGGTTAAGCAGATGCCCATGCTCCGTAAAGTCGCCCTCAAAGGCCTTTTTACAACCGGCGAACATATTTTAAAACCCGAATCTGTTGTTTTCAATGCCCATAGGGTGGAATTCAGGGGTGAAGAACCACTGCTTGCCCAAATGGACGGTGAAACAGTATTGCTGCAAAAAAGGGACTTTCCCGCAGCAATAGAATTAACAGAACTTGTAATACCGGTGTTGAAAAAAGTTTAG
- a CDS encoding DUF4091 domain-containing protein, whose translation MSDYDFFLTDSLEKVLPVARPRCIEDGKSIPVFPGTIPAVQLVYAKNRGEKRAFMPLPFSIEVEGAPVRAECRSVELVPVDFPSNEKTDEGYITHDPAMLPDLLVPLNEGKIIPQTNQYNAVWIEFPGITASQKGKHNVKIVIKSDDKIVFGNGDEFRVPENAQYKTCLNLTLDVLGETLPAQTLLHTQWFHADCLASYYRVVPLGEEHWKIIDAFIEPMMSRYGINTLLTPVFTPPLDTAYGTERLTVQLADIAKQGDVYTFGFEKLERWCRISKKHGITHLEIAHLFSQWGAKYTPKIMAKENGMEKKIFGWDVPSDSPEYRKFLEQFLPALRTACAQFGYDKEHTIFHVSDEPHGDGQMENYRKAKAQIADLVEGSLIVDALSDFNFYKQGLVEHPVPANDAITPFLEAGIKNLWVYYCVGQSRRVPNRFIALPSPRTRAMGVLMYLYNIAGFLQWGYNYYYSALSKSLVDPYLKTGGLKDWPGGDPFLVYPGADGKPVSSIHAEAHREGLEDMRILALAETIKGRDAVLKIINEGFEGTMTFFHYPLEASYYTELREKIAALIRESIR comes from the coding sequence ATGAGCGATTATGATTTCTTCTTGACAGATTCCCTCGAAAAGGTTCTGCCTGTGGCAAGGCCCCGCTGCATTGAAGACGGAAAATCAATTCCTGTTTTCCCCGGGACAATTCCCGCAGTGCAGCTTGTTTATGCAAAAAACAGGGGCGAAAAACGCGCTTTTATGCCGCTTCCCTTTTCAATTGAGGTAGAAGGCGCTCCGGTCAGGGCAGAATGCCGTTCCGTGGAACTTGTTCCGGTTGATTTTCCCTCCAACGAAAAAACAGACGAAGGCTATATTACCCATGATCCGGCCATGTTGCCGGATCTTTTGGTGCCTCTCAACGAAGGAAAAATAATCCCCCAGACCAATCAGTACAATGCGGTGTGGATTGAATTCCCCGGCATCACTGCCTCGCAGAAGGGCAAGCACAATGTGAAGATTGTCATCAAATCCGATGACAAAATAGTGTTCGGCAATGGTGATGAATTCAGGGTTCCTGAAAACGCGCAATACAAGACCTGCCTTAATCTTACCCTGGATGTATTGGGCGAGACCCTCCCTGCCCAAACCCTGCTCCATACCCAGTGGTTTCACGCCGACTGCCTTGCAAGCTATTACCGCGTTGTTCCCCTTGGCGAAGAACACTGGAAAATCATCGACGCTTTTATCGAACCCATGATGAGCCGTTACGGCATCAATACCCTGCTTACTCCGGTGTTTACTCCGCCTTTGGACACTGCCTATGGAACCGAGCGCCTTACGGTACAGCTTGCGGATATCGCAAAACAAGGCGATGTCTACACATTCGGTTTTGAGAAACTTGAACGCTGGTGCAGGATAAGCAAAAAGCACGGTATCACTCACCTGGAAATTGCCCATCTCTTTTCCCAATGGGGCGCCAAGTATACGCCCAAGATCATGGCAAAAGAAAACGGGATGGAAAAAAAGATCTTCGGTTGGGATGTTCCTTCCGACAGCCCCGAATACCGGAAATTCCTGGAACAGTTTTTGCCTGCTTTAAGAACGGCCTGCGCCCAATTCGGTTATGACAAGGAGCACACCATATTCCATGTGTCTGACGAACCTCATGGAGACGGACAGATGGAAAATTACAGAAAAGCCAAAGCCCAGATTGCGGATCTCGTGGAAGGCAGCCTCATTGTTGACGCGTTGAGCGATTTTAATTTTTACAAGCAGGGGCTTGTTGAACATCCGGTGCCGGCAAACGACGCCATTACCCCCTTCCTTGAGGCAGGGATAAAAAACCTTTGGGTGTATTACTGCGTGGGCCAAAGCCGCCGTGTACCCAACCGCTTTATCGCCCTTCCTTCTCCCCGTACCCGGGCCATGGGGGTGCTTATGTATCTTTACAATATAGCAGGCTTCCTCCAGTGGGGTTACAATTACTACTATTCTGCCCTATCCAAAAGCCTCGTCGATCCGTACTTAAAAACCGGGGGGCTGAAGGACTGGCCTGGGGGTGATCCCTTCCTGGTGTATCCGGGGGCGGATGGCAAACCGGTTTCGTCAATTCATGCGGAAGCGCACCGCGAAGGCCTCGAAGACATGAGGATACTTGCCCTTGCGGAAACGATAAAGGGGAGGGACGCGGTGCTGAAAATAATCAACGAAGGCTTTGAAGGGACTATGACCTTCTTTCATTATCCCCTTGAAGCTTCGTACTATACTGAATTAAGGGAGAAAATCGCGGCATTGATTCGAGAATCAATACGATAA
- a CDS encoding HAD family hydrolase has protein sequence MEIYNLPKETKALIFDMDLTLYTCPAYGKNQIDNLIAILGKQQGKNFGEMNKEIEARRKSWAASHGGKKPSLSNLFLEFGVTMDENVKWREEACEPEKYLSPDAKLKETLKTLSTLFLLGVVTNNPVSVAERTLRSLGVEDCFAALVGLDTCMIPKPHKLPFAKMSELLSIDPKACVSIGDRYDIDIGLPLEMGMGGILVDGVEDVYELPGILKGGKL, from the coding sequence GTGGAAATTTATAATTTGCCAAAAGAAACCAAAGCCCTCATTTTTGATATGGATCTTACCCTTTACACCTGCCCTGCCTACGGCAAAAATCAGATTGACAATCTCATCGCAATCCTGGGGAAGCAGCAGGGGAAAAATTTTGGGGAAATGAACAAAGAAATAGAAGCAAGGCGAAAATCCTGGGCTGCTTCCCATGGCGGAAAGAAGCCTTCGTTGAGCAATTTGTTCCTCGAATTTGGCGTGACAATGGATGAGAATGTGAAATGGAGGGAAGAAGCCTGCGAGCCCGAAAAATATCTTTCTCCTGACGCAAAGCTTAAAGAAACCCTCAAAACCCTTTCGACCCTTTTTCTGCTTGGAGTGGTGACCAATAATCCTGTATCCGTTGCCGAAAGGACACTCCGCTCTCTGGGGGTGGAAGATTGTTTTGCCGCATTGGTGGGCCTCGATACCTGCATGATCCCAAAACCCCACAAATTGCCCTTTGCAAAAATGTCGGAACTATTGAGTATAGATCCAAAAGCCTGCGTCTCCATAGGCGACCGTTACGATATTGATATTGGACTCCCTCTTGAAATGGGCATGGGCGGAATTCTTGTGGACGGGGTAGAAGATGTGTATGAATTGCCGGGTATTTTAAAAGGCGGTAAATTATGA
- a CDS encoding OmpA family protein, producing the protein MKKHILFLLLPFLVIAAFPVSADQFAYKHKAGDKYRIISTVNEDVYIDRRLSHKAEIINRIAVDVVAVVNNKGGHKAVFQTAEKATGTAAGRGFQWSREYQSEFDRNPQGYLDIDAKYFMPVVRNVPVFPDKDLKPGETWTAEGHEMHDFRDSFGIAEPYRIPFTANYTFLGTREWKGKTYPAFSVSYRIFAEPAAVQGRTWPRRILGSSDQTVYWDSDLGQAAAYEEHFRMVFDLSDGRIVEYRGRANAEIVEAPAMDKEKIASEIANEIAQIPDATVRVVDEGVTISLENIQFEPDSAVLRQSERGKLDRIASILSRYPERDILVGGHTALAGTAEMRSQLSAERAGAVAEYLISKKVRAADRVVVQGYGAERPLGDNRTEAGRQRNRRVEITILEN; encoded by the coding sequence ATGAAGAAACACATCCTTTTTCTGCTGCTGCCATTTCTTGTTATTGCGGCTTTTCCTGTCAGCGCCGATCAGTTTGCCTATAAGCACAAGGCTGGCGACAAATACCGCATCATTTCCACGGTAAACGAGGATGTGTATATAGACCGCAGGCTGAGCCATAAAGCAGAGATCATCAACCGCATTGCTGTGGATGTCGTGGCAGTCGTGAACAATAAAGGCGGGCACAAAGCGGTTTTTCAGACTGCCGAAAAAGCAACCGGCACTGCGGCGGGCAGGGGCTTTCAATGGTCAAGGGAATATCAATCCGAATTTGACAGAAACCCCCAAGGCTATCTTGACATAGATGCAAAGTATTTTATGCCTGTGGTGAGAAACGTGCCGGTCTTCCCGGACAAGGATCTTAAGCCCGGCGAGACCTGGACCGCCGAAGGCCATGAAATGCATGACTTCAGGGACAGTTTCGGCATCGCCGAACCCTACCGTATCCCCTTTACTGCAAACTACACTTTCCTGGGGACCCGCGAGTGGAAAGGGAAAACATATCCTGCATTTTCGGTTTCTTACCGCATCTTTGCTGAACCTGCCGCAGTGCAGGGAAGAACCTGGCCCAGGCGCATTCTTGGCTCGTCGGATCAGACGGTTTATTGGGATTCTGATTTGGGGCAGGCCGCGGCCTACGAAGAGCATTTCCGCATGGTCTTCGACCTTTCCGACGGCAGGATCGTGGAATACCGGGGCAGGGCGAATGCGGAGATTGTCGAAGCCCCGGCTATGGATAAAGAAAAAATCGCGTCTGAAATTGCGAATGAAATAGCCCAGATTCCGGATGCCACTGTACGTGTTGTAGATGAAGGCGTAACGATTTCTCTCGAAAACATCCAGTTTGAACCTGATTCCGCGGTTTTGCGTCAGTCTGAGCGGGGAAAACTCGACCGTATTGCTTCCATTTTAAGCCGTTATCCCGAGCGGGATATACTGGTCGGGGGGCATACAGCCCTGGCAGGGACTGCGGAGATGAGGAGCCAGCTTTCCGCAGAAAGGGCGGGGGCAGTTGCAGAGTACCTCATAAGCAAAAAGGTGAGAGCGGCCGACAGGGTAGTGGTTCAGGGCTATGGCGCCGAAAGGCCCCTGGGGGACAACCGCACCGAGGCGGGCCGCCAGAGGAACAGGCGGGTTGAGATCACTATACTTGAAAATTAA
- a CDS encoding DUF4954 family protein produces the protein MIETNILPPERYGYDFIPPRYIPQGKDEYWIRNQQTGGSKAWRNLKPHELEILIKNQNYCSDWDNFLVTDPFEPALIRNSAFYGLIRFGMLKNTLLRRHDFCLPAGVRNSTIISCDIGDNAVIQDCTYISHYIIGDEVILSRIDEMETTNHAKFGNGILKEGEDEDVRIWIDVMNEAGGRSILPFADMLPSDAFFWAAYRDDIQFTEKLKTITQEQYGGFRGNYGVIGSGSVIKSTRIIKDMQVGEFAYIKGANKLKNISILSSEDEPSQIGEGVEMVNGIVGYGSHAFYGSKAVRFVMGRNCNLKYGARLIHSVLGDNSTVSCCEILNNLIFPVHEQHHNNSFLIASLIQGMSNMAAGATIGSNHNSRANDGEIRAGRGFWPGLAVTLKHSSRFASFVLIAKGDYPYELNITLPFSLVNNNIKLDRLEVMPAYFWMYNLYALERNSWKAAARDKRMIKEQHIEMDYLAPDTAEEIIAALAQIEAWMSDAGVPAPNISADHAPNPAGSNSAENEDPEYEVPAEDSQKDPALPARGLERRHRGQVILKPRKAWTAYRQMLRYYAIGTLAEAFKTRRDSGWASFCSEMDKPLLNTKPGRIAEWVNMGGQIAPTFRVDELRSRIREGKISNWNSIHAAYDEMAAAYAEDKARHAWEVYRYLCKAESSEAHPLKDFEAFKKELETLIQTRVWIAEQVYASRAKDFNDPFRAITYRNKKEMEQVVGSAGDNSFVKLVQEKTAAFAEEITGLLCRNQ, from the coding sequence ATGATAGAGACCAATATCCTGCCCCCTGAACGCTACGGCTATGATTTTATACCCCCCCGGTATATTCCCCAGGGAAAGGATGAATACTGGATTCGCAATCAGCAGACAGGCGGCAGCAAGGCCTGGCGAAACCTTAAACCCCATGAACTTGAAATCCTCATCAAAAACCAAAATTATTGCTCCGATTGGGACAACTTCCTTGTGACCGATCCCTTTGAACCAGCCCTGATACGAAATTCTGCCTTTTACGGCCTTATACGTTTTGGGATGCTGAAAAACACCCTGCTGCGCCGCCATGATTTCTGTCTGCCCGCAGGGGTCAGGAACAGCACCATCATATCGTGCGATATTGGAGACAATGCGGTTATTCAGGATTGCACCTATATTTCGCACTATATAATCGGCGACGAAGTGATACTCTCCCGGATTGACGAAATGGAGACCACGAACCACGCTAAATTCGGCAATGGCATTCTTAAAGAGGGAGAGGATGAGGATGTCAGGATTTGGATTGATGTAATGAATGAAGCAGGGGGCCGCTCCATTCTGCCCTTTGCGGACATGCTGCCCTCGGACGCTTTTTTCTGGGCTGCCTATAGGGACGATATCCAATTTACCGAAAAGCTTAAAACCATCACCCAGGAACAGTACGGCGGCTTTAGGGGGAATTATGGCGTCATAGGATCGGGTTCTGTGATTAAAAGCACCCGCATTATCAAGGATATGCAGGTTGGCGAATTCGCCTACATCAAAGGCGCCAACAAGCTTAAAAATATTTCCATCCTTTCTTCCGAAGATGAGCCAAGCCAGATTGGCGAAGGGGTGGAGATGGTCAACGGCATTGTGGGCTACGGCAGCCATGCCTTTTACGGTTCAAAAGCAGTGCGTTTCGTTATGGGCAGGAACTGCAACCTCAAATACGGCGCAAGGCTTATCCATTCGGTACTCGGGGATAACTCCACAGTCTCATGCTGCGAGATCCTTAACAACCTCATTTTCCCGGTACATGAGCAGCATCACAACAATTCATTTTTGATCGCCAGCCTTATCCAGGGCATGAGCAATATGGCAGCAGGGGCTACTATCGGGAGCAACCACAACAGCCGCGCCAATGACGGAGAGATACGTGCAGGCCGCGGCTTCTGGCCGGGACTTGCGGTAACGCTGAAGCACTCGAGCCGTTTCGCAAGCTTTGTGCTTATCGCAAAAGGCGATTATCCCTACGAGCTCAATATCACCCTCCCCTTTTCGCTGGTGAACAACAATATAAAACTGGATCGCCTTGAAGTGATGCCTGCCTATTTCTGGATGTACAACCTTTATGCCCTGGAACGGAATTCCTGGAAGGCCGCCGCAAGGGACAAACGGATGATCAAAGAACAGCATATAGAAATGGATTATCTCGCCCCGGACACTGCGGAGGAGATCATCGCGGCCCTCGCCCAGATTGAAGCCTGGATGTCCGATGCCGGAGTGCCGGCGCCCAATATATCTGCCGATCATGCGCCCAATCCTGCCGGCTCGAACAGCGCTGAAAATGAAGACCCCGAATACGAAGTGCCCGCTGAAGACAGCCAGAAAGATCCTGCCCTCCCGGCCCGGGGCCTTGAACGAAGGCACCGGGGGCAGGTCATACTAAAGCCCCGTAAGGCTTGGACCGCCTACCGCCAAATGCTCCGCTATTATGCTATCGGCACCCTGGCCGAAGCTTTTAAAACCCGCAGGGATTCCGGATGGGCTTCTTTTTGTTCTGAAATGGATAAGCCCCTCCTCAATACGAAGCCCGGCAGGATTGCTGAATGGGTAAACATGGGGGGACAAATAGCGCCAACATTCCGCGTGGATGAACTGCGAAGCAGAATCCGGGAAGGGAAGATTTCAAACTGGAACAGTATCCATGCTGCGTATGACGAGATGGCTGCCGCATACGCCGAGGACAAGGCCCGCCACGCATGGGAAGTGTATCGCTATCTTTGCAAGGCGGAAAGCAGTGAAGCACATCCCCTTAAGGATTTCGAGGCTTTCAAAAAGGAACTTGAAACACTGATTCAAACCAGGGTGTGGATTGCGGAACAGGTCTATGCAAGCAGGGCAAAAGATTTTAACGATCCTTTCAGGGCTATTACATACCGCAATAAAAAAGAGATGGAACAGGTTGTCGGCAGTGCCGGGGACAATTCTTTTGTCAAGCTTGTGCAGGAGAAGACTGCAGCATTCGCAGAAGAAATCACAGGGTTACTTTGCCGCAATCAATAG